The genomic segment GGAAATGGCTGGCGAGCTGTTGTTGCTCGCGCGCGTCCTGCTGGCGAATCTTCTGTTGGCGCGACGCCTCAATGGCCTTAACGTGTGCTTCATTGGTCTTGTCATAAACGGCCGAGTTGATCAGCGACCTCTGACCGCGGGTGTTCGTCGAGATCCAAGCGCCTGAGGAAGTGGTCGAGACAGAACCCTCAGCCGGAGACGACGCATCGGAAGGAGGTGTTTGGGCTCCATCTTTGTTTACCACCAAGGACCGATGCCGAAAACCTGTCGGGCCTCCTCGGGTGGAGGGGTACGGCTGGACTCGATGCTTGTGAGGGAAGGCGCCATGTCGGTGAGTGTTGTCTGTGATGTGTAAGCGCAGGATGATTTTATCGGTCTCAAGATTAAACATACGACGATGATAGGAAGCCTGGCTGCTTGGGACCGATTGAACGCCAGCTTGCTGGGCCTTGTGAAGGTTGATCTTGCCTGTTTGCCACTACGTTAGAGAATACGCGCTCTTGTCACATGTGTCTGGTTACAGAAAAAGCACTACGTACCCGCAAGCTGGCCGATTCTGGCCAGCAGTTCTTGTTCTTCCTGAGATGGCATGTCCTAGTGTTGCAGAGTTGTACTTTCTTTTTGTTGTGGTGTTTCTGAGTTTTGCAACCAAAGAAATGCTGTTGCGCCTGAGGGAGTTGGTGTGTTTTTGCGAAGATGAGATCACCGAATGTTGGGAAGGTAGACGCTTTGACAGTGCGATCGGAGTTTCCTTGTCTTGGGCAGGTAGAGGGGACAGTGACCCACTTCACAGCGCTTAAGGCTTGAGAGGTAGCTGACCAATCTGCGCTAAGCAAGGCATGTGTGGCTGCTGGCCTGCTACTGCAAGGCTGTGAAAGAAGAAAGGTGCACGACCTGGAGCTTCTTTTCCTCTACAGCTGCTCCTTTTGAGTTCAGTCCTGCATTTTCATCATCGTCAACTGTGGTATCCGATTTGTCGCTCACATCAATCGCACTATCTTGCAACACTCAGCTCAGAAGAACTACGGCTTTATTGTTCTTGAGCTGATTGGCAGGACCAGCGAGGAATCGACCTCCTACAGCACAGCCCCAGGGTCGAAGCTCATCTAGCTTTTACAATTCGACAAGCGACACAGTACAGCTTTCCTTAGTTCAATCCCGCGAAATGGCGTCAACTTGGGGTCTTCTGGATGATAAGGAGGAGCAGGAGTTGCACAAAACGCGACTGGTCAACATCGAGGAGAAGCCCTTCAAGCGCATCACCAAGCGGCTCACATCCATCTCGACGATTGTAAATGCCCACTCGAAACAGCAACCTACCCCTCCGCCCGAGGGCGCAAACGGCGACAATGACGTCGATACTGAAGTGAAGGAGGAGACGAAGACCGCTCAAACCCTGCGAGAGATTGATCAGATCAAAGACGACCTCACCCTCGACTTCGCCGCATTCGATAGCAGTATTGCCCGCCTGCAATTCCTCCTCGATGCGAATGTACGCGAGCGCGAACGCTACAAAGCTGACCAGCAACGCATTCTCGAGGAATGCCAAAACGTCCGAGACAACAACGCGCGGCTGCGCGAACAGCTGGATGGCGCCAGGGCGACGCTTGCCCAACGTAAGGAGTATGACAAGCTCGCCAACGCGCTCATGGCTAAGGGCCTGCGGCCGCGCGGGGAGCAGGAGTCGAACCTGAAGAAGCTCGAGGAGGAGATTCGCGACCTGGAGAAGGAAAGTGAGACCTATGCGGTGACGTGGCGGGAGCGACGCGATCAGTTCAGCAAAATTATGGATGAAGGCATGCAACTGCGCAGACAGATCCGCgacgagaaggaggaggtcgAGAGACGGGAGGGCATGAACGAAGACGGCGAGGAGGACGGCGACGCTTCTAGAGGGGGCAACACGCCTCGGCACGTCTCTAGCGGCAACGTCACGCCGCACCCAGACAGCGGTGCCGTGCCGAGACCGGCGTCGGCGCACGAGGGTCAGTCGGAGGATCAATCTGAGGGTCTCAAGCCTCGAGCGAGTGGCCTGGGCGGCTTTTCGCGATCTGGCAGCGCCGTCCCGAGTCAGAATGGCACTCCTCAGCCTCAAGATGATGATGAGGGCGAGATTGAAGAGGGAGAGGACGTTGAGATGGATGACCGCCATGATACCCAACTTACTTCGGGAGGCGATACGCCTCAAATCACAGTGGACGCACCGGAGAGCATGGAGGTGGACAGCTAAACAAATCAAGTGCTTCGGAGGATCCTAGAATAGTCCCTCAATTGAGATACCCATTAAATTAGGTAGCTGTCTTGCCTCTGACGCTCGCCTGTCCTTGACACAACGCAATC from the Colletotrichum lupini chromosome 3, complete sequence genome contains:
- a CDS encoding tho complex subunit 7; translated protein: MASTWGLLDDKEEQELHKTRLVNIEEKPFKRITKRLTSISTIVNAHSKQQPTPPPEGANGDNDVDTEVKEETKTAQTLREIDQIKDDLTLDFAAFDSSIARLQFLLDANVRERERYKADQQRILEECQNVRDNNARLREQLDGARATLAQRKEYDKLANALMAKGLRPRGEQESNLKKLEEEIRDLEKESETYAVTWRERRDQFSKIMDEGMQLRRQIRDEKEEVERREGMNEDGEEDGDASRGGNTPRHVSSGNVTPHPDSGAVPRPASAHEGQSEDQSEGLKPRASGLGGFSRSGSAVPSQNGTPQPQDDDEGEIEEGEDVEMDDRHDTQLTSGGDTPQITVDAPESMEVDS